A genomic segment from Comamonas terrigena NBRC 13299 encodes:
- a CDS encoding ABC transporter substrate-binding protein, with protein sequence MSSFAHAALAASLLACGLVGSVHAQAKTTVNAVMHAPLRVLDPIITTAHITRNHGYMVYDTLLATDKDNQIRPQMLQEWKASADGRTYTFKLRAGLKWHDGGAVTAEDCVASIKRWATQDKMGQLMTSEMADMKVVDASTFTITMKEASDLAVRALAKPSGVAPFMMPKRIAETPPTQAITTAIGSGPFKFVAAEFKPGVQVVYEKNTDYVARSEPASGLAGGKKVLVDRVKWIATPDAMTSVNALVNGEIDYLEQLPFDLEPIVRANKDIAIKVLDPQGYQTVMRMNHLHAPFNNKKIREAAMYAVGQEPVLQAMIGNKQYFKPCAALFGCDSAYASQEGADVTIKANPKKAQELLKEAGYDGTPVVILQPTDTPSVNTQPVVIGQALRAAGFKVEMQAMDWQTVVTRRANQALPKEGGWNIFATNNVMAEASDPLRAFGVAANGKGAWFGWPDVPEIERLRIEFSRTAEEAKRKQLAGQIQKLVIAEGVLLPMGQYYVPAAYRNSISGALEAPVPVFWNVQKK encoded by the coding sequence ATGAGTTCTTTCGCACATGCGGCATTGGCAGCCTCGCTGCTCGCGTGCGGCCTGGTGGGATCCGTCCACGCTCAGGCAAAGACCACGGTCAACGCTGTGATGCATGCCCCGCTGCGCGTGCTGGACCCGATCATCACCACGGCCCACATCACGCGCAACCATGGCTACATGGTCTACGACACGCTGCTGGCCACGGACAAGGACAACCAGATCCGCCCGCAGATGCTTCAAGAGTGGAAGGCTTCCGCTGACGGCCGTACCTATACCTTCAAGCTGCGCGCCGGCCTCAAGTGGCACGATGGTGGTGCTGTGACGGCGGAGGACTGCGTTGCCTCCATCAAGCGCTGGGCCACGCAGGACAAGATGGGCCAGCTGATGACCTCGGAGATGGCCGACATGAAGGTGGTGGATGCCTCGACCTTCACCATCACCATGAAGGAGGCCAGCGACCTGGCCGTGCGCGCCCTGGCCAAGCCCAGCGGCGTGGCGCCGTTCATGATGCCCAAGCGCATCGCGGAGACACCTCCCACACAGGCCATCACCACGGCGATTGGATCGGGCCCGTTCAAGTTCGTGGCCGCCGAGTTCAAGCCGGGCGTGCAGGTGGTCTATGAAAAGAACACCGACTACGTAGCCCGCTCCGAGCCGGCATCGGGTCTGGCCGGTGGCAAGAAGGTGCTGGTGGACCGCGTGAAGTGGATCGCCACGCCCGACGCGATGACCTCGGTGAACGCGCTGGTCAATGGAGAGATCGACTATCTGGAGCAGCTGCCTTTCGACCTCGAGCCGATCGTGCGTGCCAACAAGGACATCGCCATCAAGGTGCTGGACCCCCAGGGCTACCAGACCGTCATGCGGATGAACCACTTGCATGCGCCGTTCAACAACAAGAAGATCCGCGAAGCGGCCATGTATGCCGTGGGCCAGGAGCCGGTGCTGCAAGCCATGATCGGCAACAAGCAGTACTTCAAGCCCTGCGCTGCCCTGTTTGGCTGCGACTCGGCCTATGCCAGCCAGGAAGGTGCCGATGTCACCATCAAGGCCAATCCCAAGAAGGCCCAGGAGTTGCTGAAGGAAGCCGGTTATGACGGCACGCCCGTGGTGATCCTGCAGCCCACCGACACGCCTTCGGTCAACACCCAGCCCGTGGTGATCGGTCAGGCCCTGCGCGCAGCGGGCTTCAAGGTGGAAATGCAGGCCATGGACTGGCAGACCGTGGTGACGCGCCGCGCCAACCAGGCGCTTCCCAAGGAGGGCGGCTGGAATATCTTTGCCACCAACAACGTGATGGCCGAAGCGTCCGACCCCCTGCGTGCCTTCGGGGTGGCCGCCAACGGCAAGGGGGCATGGTTCGGCTGGCCCGACGTGCCCGAGATCGAGCGCCTGCGCATTGAGTTCTCGCGTACCGCCGAGGAGGCCAAGCGCAAGCAGCTGGCCGGCCAGATCCAGAAGCTGGTGATTGCCGAAGGCGTGCTGCTGCCCATGGGCCAGTACTACGTGCCGGCCGCGTACCGCAACAGCATCAGCGGCGCACTGGAAGCTCCGGTTCCGGTCTTCTGGAATGTCCAGAAGAAGTAA
- a CDS encoding ABC transporter permease: MIAFVLKRMAAALPVMVVVAAVVFAILRLTPGDPAAILAGDSATPEQLEAIRQNLGLDKPVYQQFFHWVGQLLSGDLGTSLLSGTPVLEMVVQRMGPSIALCLSTIIVAIVVAIPLGVLAAWRQGKLLDRAVMALSVLGFSIPVFVTAYVLILALSLGAGWFPVQGYKPLSEGLWPFLRSITLPTLALSSVYIALIARITRTSVIEVMNEDFIRTARAKGLNERGVLLGHALRNAAVPIVTIIGVGIAMLIGGVVVTESVFNLPGLGRLVVEAVLARDYPVIQALILLFALVYVLINLVVDVSYTIFDPRIRY, translated from the coding sequence ATGATTGCATTTGTACTCAAACGCATGGCTGCGGCACTGCCAGTGATGGTGGTGGTTGCCGCCGTCGTCTTTGCCATCCTGCGCCTCACGCCGGGGGATCCTGCGGCGATTCTGGCGGGAGACTCCGCGACGCCCGAGCAACTCGAGGCCATTCGCCAGAACCTGGGGCTCGACAAGCCGGTCTACCAACAGTTCTTCCACTGGGTCGGTCAACTGCTCAGTGGCGATCTGGGCACTTCCTTGCTGTCGGGCACGCCCGTGCTCGAGATGGTCGTGCAGCGCATGGGGCCCTCCATCGCGCTGTGCCTGAGCACCATCATCGTCGCCATTGTGGTCGCCATTCCGCTGGGTGTGCTGGCTGCATGGCGCCAAGGCAAGCTGTTGGACCGCGCGGTGATGGCCCTGTCGGTGCTGGGATTCTCGATTCCCGTATTCGTCACGGCCTATGTCCTGATCCTCGCACTGTCCCTGGGAGCTGGCTGGTTCCCGGTGCAGGGCTACAAGCCGCTGTCGGAAGGCCTGTGGCCCTTTCTGCGCTCCATCACCTTGCCAACGCTGGCGCTGAGCTCGGTCTATATCGCGCTGATCGCCCGCATCACGCGCACCAGCGTGATCGAAGTGATGAACGAAGACTTCATCCGCACGGCGCGGGCCAAGGGTCTCAACGAGCGAGGCGTATTGCTCGGCCATGCGCTGCGCAACGCGGCGGTGCCCATCGTCACCATCATCGGTGTAGGCATCGCCATGCTGATCGGTGGCGTGGTGGTGACCGAGTCGGTGTTCAACCTTCCCGGTCTTGGTCGCCTGGTGGTGGAAGCCGTGCTGGCCCGCGATTACCCGGTCATTCAGGCGCTGATCCTATTGTTTGCGCTGGTCTATGTGCTGATCAATCTGGTGGTGGACGTGTCCTACACCATCTTCGATCCGCGAATCCGCTATTGA
- a CDS encoding ABC transporter permease, with translation MTQLSSSPPAIAVSAATELAAPKRSHLWATLKTWPVMLSLIVLAAVIFVAIAAPLLASSDPTEINPAQRLRPISAEHFLGTDAYGRDVFSRVLYGARVSLVVGLGVAAFSLVIGLFIGVLAGYFRWVDAIVMRVMDGLMAIPGILLAIALVSISGASLLTVLIAITVPEVPRVVRLVRGVILSVRNEPYVEAALTLGTPLPTLMVRHLVPNTMAPLIVQCTYIFASAILTEAILSFLGAGVPPEISSWGNIMAEGRAYFQLLPGLVLYPGLLLSLTVLSVNLLGDALRDALDPRMAKRM, from the coding sequence ATGACGCAACTCTCTTCAAGCCCCCCCGCCATCGCGGTCTCTGCCGCCACGGAATTGGCCGCACCCAAGCGCTCCCATCTGTGGGCAACGCTCAAGACCTGGCCTGTGATGCTGTCTCTGATCGTGCTGGCAGCCGTCATCTTCGTGGCGATTGCCGCGCCGCTCCTGGCAAGCAGCGACCCCACCGAGATCAACCCCGCACAGCGCCTGCGCCCGATTTCCGCCGAGCATTTCCTGGGAACAGACGCTTATGGCCGCGATGTGTTCAGCCGCGTCCTCTACGGTGCCCGCGTGTCGCTGGTCGTAGGGTTGGGCGTCGCGGCATTCAGCCTTGTCATCGGTCTGTTCATCGGTGTGCTCGCGGGGTATTTTCGCTGGGTCGATGCCATCGTCATGCGTGTCATGGACGGCCTGATGGCCATCCCGGGCATCCTGCTGGCGATTGCGCTGGTGTCGATCTCTGGCGCAAGCCTGCTGACCGTGCTCATCGCGATCACCGTTCCCGAGGTGCCGCGGGTGGTGCGGCTGGTGCGTGGTGTGATTCTGAGCGTGCGCAACGAGCCTTATGTCGAGGCGGCGCTCACGCTGGGGACGCCGCTGCCCACGCTGATGGTGCGCCACCTGGTGCCCAACACCATGGCTCCGCTGATCGTGCAGTGCACCTACATCTTTGCCTCGGCCATCCTGACCGAAGCCATCCTGAGTTTCCTGGGCGCCGGCGTGCCGCCCGAGATTTCCTCGTGGGGAAACATCATGGCCGAGGGGCGTGCCTACTTCCAGCTCCTGCCTGGCCTGGTGCTCTACCCCGGTTTGCTGTTGTCGTTGACGGTGCTGAGCGTCAATTTGCTGGGCGATGCCCTGCGCGATGCGCTCGACCCGCGCATGGCCAAGCGCATGTGA
- a CDS encoding ABC transporter ATP-binding protein encodes MTPNNPSNPAVLSIRNLCVQLKGGDGKTLVSDLSLQVHAGETLCIVGESGSGKSLTSLATMGLLPADSLQVSSGVIELDGKDLLRLDAAQMRALRASQLAMVFQEPMTALNPVHRVGKQIEEVLKLHSTLSAPQRRTKVLQMLEAVHLPDIERIYDSYPHQLSGGQRQRIVIAMALILKPRLLIADEPTTALDVTTQKQILSLMRELQEKHGTAVVFITHDFGVVAEIADRILVMNRGKVVESGTREEILARPLQEYTRMLVSSVPSLVPHARAQPEGETILQVRSLNKTYPKSKGFLRKPEMVLAASEVSLTLKRGEILGIVGESGSGKSTVARCIVRLIDPSGGEIRLKQDDITRLSRSALLPLRKRIQIVFQDPYRSLNPRRRIGDSVIEGLLNYGMPRDEAMAKATEAMDLVGLPRQALDRFPHQFSGGQRQRICIARALVMEPDVLVADEAVSALDVSVQAQVLDLLEEVRQRVGIGVLFITHDLRVAAQICDSIMVMKSGQVVEAGTVQQVLGAPQQAYTQALIDAAPGRHWDFQNFRPVTQALAA; translated from the coding sequence ATGACACCAAACAATCCATCGAATCCCGCTGTACTGAGCATCCGGAATCTGTGCGTGCAGCTCAAGGGCGGCGACGGCAAGACGCTGGTCAGCGACCTGAGCCTGCAGGTGCATGCGGGCGAGACGCTGTGCATCGTGGGCGAATCGGGCTCGGGCAAATCGCTTACCTCGCTCGCCACCATGGGCCTGCTGCCTGCCGACAGCCTGCAGGTGTCCTCGGGCGTGATCGAGCTGGACGGGAAAGACCTGCTGCGCCTGGATGCCGCGCAGATGCGTGCGCTGCGCGCCTCGCAACTCGCCATGGTCTTCCAGGAGCCCATGACCGCGCTGAACCCCGTGCACCGCGTGGGCAAGCAGATAGAGGAAGTGCTGAAACTGCATTCCACGCTGTCGGCCCCACAACGCCGCACCAAGGTGCTGCAGATGCTGGAGGCCGTGCATCTGCCCGACATCGAGCGCATCTACGACTCGTATCCGCACCAGCTCTCGGGAGGTCAGCGCCAGCGCATCGTGATTGCGATGGCGCTGATCCTCAAGCCGCGCCTGCTGATTGCCGATGAACCCACCACGGCACTCGACGTGACCACGCAAAAGCAGATCCTGTCGCTGATGCGTGAGCTGCAGGAAAAGCATGGCACGGCGGTGGTCTTCATCACCCACGACTTCGGCGTGGTGGCCGAAATTGCCGATCGCATCCTTGTGATGAACCGCGGCAAGGTGGTGGAGTCCGGCACGCGTGAGGAGATTCTGGCCCGCCCGCTGCAGGAGTACACGCGCATGCTCGTGTCCTCCGTTCCCAGTCTGGTGCCGCATGCACGTGCGCAGCCTGAGGGCGAGACGATTCTGCAGGTGCGCAGCCTGAACAAGACCTATCCGAAGTCCAAGGGTTTTCTGCGCAAGCCCGAGATGGTGCTTGCTGCCAGTGAGGTGTCGCTCACGCTCAAGCGCGGCGAGATTCTGGGCATCGTGGGGGAATCGGGCTCAGGGAAATCAACCGTGGCGCGCTGCATCGTGCGACTGATCGACCCGAGCGGCGGCGAGATCCGGCTGAAGCAGGACGACATCACCCGCCTGAGCCGCAGCGCACTGTTGCCGCTGCGCAAGCGCATCCAGATCGTGTTCCAGGACCCGTACCGCAGTCTGAACCCGCGTCGCCGCATTGGCGATTCGGTCATCGAAGGGCTGCTGAACTACGGTATGCCTCGCGACGAGGCCATGGCCAAGGCGACCGAGGCGATGGATCTGGTGGGGCTTCCGCGCCAGGCGCTGGATCGCTTTCCGCACCAGTTCTCGGGCGGGCAACGCCAGCGCATCTGCATTGCGCGCGCACTGGTCATGGAGCCCGATGTTTTGGTGGCGGACGAGGCCGTTTCCGCGCTCGACGTTTCGGTGCAGGCGCAGGTGCTGGATCTGCTCGAAGAAGTGCGCCAGCGCGTGGGCATTGGCGTGCTGTTCATCACCCACGACCTGCGCGTGGCCGCGCAGATATGCGACAGCATCATGGTCATGAAGAGCGGCCAGGTGGTGGAGGCCGGCACGGTGCAGCAGGTGCTGGGCGCGCCGCAGCAGGCCTACACGCAGGCGCTGATCGATGCGGCGCCGGGACGCCACTGGGACTTCCAGAACTTCCGTCCGGTGACCCAGGCACTGGCGGCCTGA
- a CDS encoding M81 family metallopeptidase: MAKIVYGGFQHETNTFAPDLADWAAFQAGGGWPGLVSGEKLWPTIRGSNIPAAGFVQAALDAGDEVVPTTWCAASPSAHVERETYERIAALILDGIQQALPVDAVYLDLHGAMVAQHFDDGEGELLRRVRALVGSGVPVIATLDLHANVTTRMLSEADMLVAYRTYPHVDMAETGVRAYSQLQRRLQTGKRPAMAVQRLPYLVPICWQCTDIEPAKTLYQQLEAGETPDTHISFATGFPAADFEECSPVLWAYADTQAHADALLAPLAQAALAAESHFAGKLYAPAEAVHYAMAHAGSGKPTIIADAQDNPGAGSNSDSTGMLHALVASRAQNAAIGLIVDAASAARAHEAGEGARVRLSLGGKSGVRGDVPCEAEFLVEKISDGKVDATGPYYRGFKLDLGACACLRIEGVRIVVASQKVQMADQAMFRVVGIEPTAQDILVVKSAVHFRADYTPIAREIIVATAPGSMPMVLENLPWSKLKPGIRIDPCGKTFEPVAA, from the coding sequence ATGGCCAAAATTGTGTATGGCGGGTTTCAGCATGAGACCAATACGTTCGCGCCCGATCTGGCGGATTGGGCAGCATTCCAGGCTGGCGGTGGCTGGCCTGGTCTGGTTTCGGGCGAGAAGCTGTGGCCGACGATCCGCGGCTCCAACATTCCGGCGGCGGGCTTTGTGCAGGCGGCACTTGATGCTGGCGACGAAGTGGTGCCCACCACCTGGTGTGCGGCAAGTCCTTCGGCGCATGTGGAGCGGGAAACCTACGAGCGCATCGCCGCCCTGATCCTCGATGGCATCCAGCAAGCATTGCCGGTGGATGCCGTCTACCTCGATCTGCACGGCGCCATGGTGGCGCAGCATTTTGATGATGGCGAAGGCGAGTTGCTGCGCCGCGTGCGCGCGCTGGTCGGCAGTGGGGTGCCTGTGATCGCGACCCTGGATCTGCATGCCAACGTCACGACGCGCATGCTGAGCGAGGCAGACATGCTGGTGGCCTACCGCACCTATCCGCATGTGGATATGGCCGAAACGGGCGTGCGCGCATACAGCCAGCTCCAGCGCCGTCTGCAGACGGGCAAGCGCCCCGCCATGGCAGTGCAGCGTCTGCCGTATCTGGTGCCCATCTGCTGGCAGTGCACGGACATCGAGCCGGCGAAAACGCTGTACCAGCAGTTGGAGGCAGGCGAGACCCCCGACACGCACATCTCATTTGCCACCGGTTTTCCGGCCGCTGACTTTGAAGAATGCTCTCCGGTGCTCTGGGCCTATGCAGACACACAGGCACATGCTGACGCACTGTTGGCACCGCTTGCGCAGGCCGCACTTGCGGCAGAGTCGCACTTTGCGGGCAAGCTTTACGCTCCCGCAGAAGCCGTGCACTACGCCATGGCGCATGCGGGTAGTGGCAAGCCCACCATCATCGCCGACGCGCAGGACAATCCCGGTGCAGGCAGCAACTCTGACTCCACCGGCATGCTGCACGCACTGGTGGCGAGCAGGGCGCAGAACGCGGCGATTGGCCTGATCGTCGATGCGGCTTCTGCGGCCAGGGCACATGAAGCCGGCGAAGGCGCACGTGTGCGCCTGTCGTTGGGAGGAAAGTCGGGTGTGCGAGGCGATGTGCCGTGCGAAGCCGAATTCCTGGTCGAGAAAATCTCCGACGGCAAGGTCGATGCCACGGGCCCGTACTACCGGGGCTTCAAGCTGGATCTGGGCGCCTGCGCGTGCCTGCGCATCGAAGGGGTGCGCATCGTCGTCGCATCGCAAAAGGTGCAGATGGCAGACCAGGCCATGTTCCGTGTGGTGGGCATCGAGCCTACTGCGCAGGACATTCTTGTGGTGAAGAGTGCGGTCCATTTCCGCGCCGACTACACGCCGATCGCGCGCGAAATCATTGTCGCAACCGCGCCTGGATCGATGCCTATGGTGCTGGAAAACCTGCCCTGGTCCAAGCTCAAGCCGGGCATCCGCATCGATCCTTGCGGCAAGACCTTCGAGCCGGTGGCGGCCTGA
- the groES gene encoding co-chaperone GroES has translation MNLRPLHDRVIVKRLENETKTASGIYIPDNAAEKPDQGEVLAVGPGKRNDKGEQIALNVKVGDRVLFGKYSGQTVKIDGNELLVMKEDDLFAVVEK, from the coding sequence ATGAACCTGCGTCCTCTGCACGACCGCGTGATCGTCAAGCGCCTTGAGAACGAAACCAAGACGGCTTCGGGCATTTATATCCCTGACAACGCCGCCGAAAAGCCTGACCAAGGCGAAGTGCTGGCAGTGGGTCCTGGCAAGCGCAACGACAAGGGCGAACAGATCGCTCTGAACGTGAAGGTCGGCGACCGCGTGCTGTTCGGCAAGTACTCTGGCCAGACCGTCAAGATCGACGGCAACGAGCTGCTGGTGATGAAGGAAGACGACCTGTTCGCAGTCGTCGAGAAGTAA
- the groL gene encoding chaperonin GroEL (60 kDa chaperone family; promotes refolding of misfolded polypeptides especially under stressful conditions; forms two stacked rings of heptamers to form a barrel-shaped 14mer; ends can be capped by GroES; misfolded proteins enter the barrel where they are refolded when GroES binds), giving the protein MAAKDVVFGGEARARMVEGVNILANAVKVTLGPKGRNVVLERSFGAPTVTKDGVSVAKEVELKDKLQNMGAQLVKEVASKTNDIAGDGTTTATVLAQAIVREGSKYVAAGLNPMDLKRGIDKAVAALVEELKKQSKATTTSKEIAQVGTISANSDSDVGEIIAQAMDKVGKEGVITVEEGKSLANELDVVEGMQFDRGYLSPYFINNPEKQAAILDNPFVLLFDKKISNIRDLLPTLEQVAKAGRPLLIIAEDVEGEALATLVVNTIRGILKVVAVKAPGFGDRRKAMLEDIAILTGGKVIAEEVGLTLDKVTLEDLGQAQRVEIGKENTTIIDGAGQAAEIEARVKQIRLQIEEATSDYDREKLQERVAKLAGGVAVIKVGAATEVEMKEKKARVEDALHATRAAVEEGIVAGGGVALLRAKQAVGALSTGNAEQDAGIKLVLKAVEAPLREIVSNAGGEPSVVVDSVLKGQGNFGFNAANDTYGDMLEMGILDPTKVTRTALQNAASVASLLLTTECMIADAPKAEGAGAPDMGGMGGMGGMGGMGM; this is encoded by the coding sequence ATGGCAGCAAAAGACGTAGTTTTCGGTGGTGAAGCACGTGCACGCATGGTCGAAGGCGTGAACATTCTGGCCAATGCCGTTAAAGTGACCCTGGGCCCCAAGGGCCGCAACGTGGTGCTGGAGCGCTCCTTCGGCGCCCCCACCGTGACCAAGGACGGCGTGTCCGTGGCCAAGGAAGTGGAACTGAAGGACAAGCTGCAGAACATGGGCGCCCAGCTCGTGAAGGAAGTGGCTTCCAAGACCAACGACATCGCCGGTGACGGCACCACCACCGCCACCGTGCTGGCCCAGGCCATCGTGCGCGAAGGCTCCAAGTACGTGGCTGCCGGTCTGAACCCCATGGACCTGAAGCGCGGTATCGACAAGGCTGTCGCCGCCCTGGTGGAAGAGCTGAAGAAGCAATCCAAGGCCACCACCACTTCCAAGGAAATCGCCCAAGTCGGCACCATTTCCGCCAACTCCGACTCCGACGTGGGCGAAATCATTGCCCAAGCCATGGACAAGGTCGGCAAGGAAGGCGTGATCACCGTGGAAGAGGGCAAGTCCCTGGCCAACGAACTGGATGTCGTGGAAGGCATGCAATTCGACCGCGGCTACCTGTCGCCCTACTTCATCAACAACCCCGAAAAGCAAGCCGCGATTCTGGACAACCCCTTCGTGCTGCTGTTCGACAAGAAGATCAGCAACATCCGTGACCTGCTGCCCACCCTGGAGCAAGTTGCCAAGGCTGGCCGTCCCCTGCTGATCATTGCCGAAGACGTCGAAGGCGAAGCCCTGGCGACTCTGGTGGTGAACACCATCCGCGGCATCCTGAAGGTCGTGGCTGTGAAGGCTCCTGGCTTCGGCGACCGTCGCAAGGCCATGCTGGAAGACATCGCCATCCTGACGGGCGGCAAGGTGATCGCCGAGGAAGTCGGCCTGACCCTGGACAAGGTGACCCTGGAAGACCTGGGCCAAGCCCAACGCGTCGAAATCGGCAAGGAAAACACCACCATCATCGACGGTGCTGGCCAAGCTGCTGAAATCGAAGCCCGCGTCAAGCAAATCCGCCTGCAGATCGAAGAAGCGACCAGCGACTACGACCGTGAAAAGCTGCAAGAACGCGTGGCCAAGCTGGCCGGCGGCGTGGCAGTGATCAAGGTCGGCGCTGCGACCGAAGTCGAAATGAAGGAAAAGAAGGCCCGCGTGGAAGACGCCCTGCACGCTACCCGCGCTGCTGTGGAAGAAGGCATCGTGGCCGGCGGCGGCGTGGCCCTGCTGCGCGCCAAGCAAGCCGTGGGCGCTCTGTCCACTGGCAATGCCGAGCAAGACGCCGGTATCAAGCTGGTGCTGAAGGCCGTGGAAGCCCCTCTGCGCGAAATCGTGTCCAACGCCGGTGGCGAACCCTCGGTGGTGGTGGACTCGGTGCTGAAGGGCCAAGGCAACTTCGGTTTCAACGCTGCCAACGACACCTACGGCGACATGCTGGAAATGGGTATTCTGGATCCCACCAAGGTGACCCGTACCGCTCTGCAAAACGCTGCTTCCGTGGCTTCGCTGCTGCTGACCACCGAGTGCATGATCGCTGACGCCCCCAAGGCCGAAGGCGCTGGTGCTCCCGACATGGGTGGCATGGGTGGCATGGGCGGCATGGGCGGCATGGGCATGTAA
- the aroB gene encoding 3-dehydroquinate synthase, with the protein MTSAAPLVPFASATADQATVHIDLGERSYPIRIAAGLLGDAATYAALPKAASALIVTNTTVAPLYLQQVRAALAGRYPQVHVVELPDGEAYKDWQTLNLIFDALLQHGCDRKTVLFALGGGVIGDMTGFAAASYMRGVPFVQLPTTLLSQVDSSVGGKTAINHPLGKNMVGAFYQPQLVVCDLASLDSLPPRELSAGLAEVIKYGPIADMAFFEWLELHIDRLRAGDRTAMAQAVKRSVEIKAWVVSQDEKETGLRAVLNFGHTFGHAIEAGMGYGNWLHGEGVGAGMVMAAHLSQELGMVDAAFVARLTRLIERAGLPTRGAVLDAQDNAGAYLEHMRVDKKAEAGEIRFVLIDGPGKATMRGAPDALVRQVIDRCCAPA; encoded by the coding sequence ATGACCTCCGCTGCCCCGCTTGTCCCTTTCGCCTCTGCCACGGCCGACCAGGCCACCGTGCACATTGATCTGGGAGAGCGCAGCTACCCGATCCGCATTGCCGCCGGTCTGCTGGGCGATGCCGCCACCTATGCCGCGCTGCCCAAGGCGGCCAGTGCGCTGATCGTGACCAACACCACCGTGGCGCCGCTGTACCTGCAGCAGGTGCGTGCAGCGCTGGCGGGCCGCTACCCGCAGGTGCATGTGGTGGAGCTGCCGGATGGCGAGGCCTACAAGGACTGGCAGACGCTGAACCTGATTTTTGACGCCCTGCTGCAGCATGGCTGCGATCGCAAGACCGTGCTGTTTGCCCTGGGGGGCGGCGTGATTGGTGACATGACGGGGTTTGCCGCTGCCAGCTATATGCGTGGCGTGCCCTTTGTGCAACTGCCCACCACGCTGCTGTCGCAGGTGGATTCCAGCGTGGGCGGCAAAACCGCCATCAACCACCCGCTGGGCAAGAACATGGTCGGTGCCTTCTACCAGCCGCAGCTGGTGGTGTGCGATCTGGCATCGCTCGACAGCCTGCCTCCGCGCGAGCTGTCGGCAGGGCTGGCCGAGGTCATCAAGTACGGCCCGATTGCCGATATGGCGTTCTTCGAGTGGCTGGAGTTGCACATCGACCGTCTGCGTGCCGGTGACCGCACGGCCATGGCGCAGGCGGTCAAGCGCAGCGTGGAGATCAAGGCCTGGGTGGTCAGCCAGGACGAGAAGGAAACTGGTCTGCGCGCAGTGCTGAACTTTGGCCACACCTTTGGTCACGCCATCGAAGCCGGCATGGGCTACGGCAACTGGCTGCACGGCGAAGGCGTGGGTGCCGGCATGGTGATGGCGGCCCATCTGTCGCAGGAACTGGGCATGGTGGACGCGGCCTTTGTGGCACGGCTGACCCGCCTGATCGAACGTGCCGGCCTGCCCACGCGCGGCGCCGTGTTGGACGCGCAGGACAACGCCGGCGCCTACCTGGAACATATGCGGGTGGACAAAAAGGCCGAAGCGGGCGAGATCCGCTTCGTGCTGATCGACGGCCCGGGAAAGGCCACCATGCGCGGCGCACCGGATGCGCTGGTGCGCCAGGTCATTGACCGGTGCTGTGCACCCGCCTGA